One Curtobacterium sp. BH-2-1-1 genomic region harbors:
- the ybaK gene encoding Cys-tRNA(Pro) deacylase: protein MTAGSPSTPATAALERAGVAYTPHVYEHHETATNFGEEAAAALGLREEQVFKTLVVSVDGALAVAIVPVANRLDLKAIAAAVGGKKATLADPALAEKRTGYVVGGISPVGQKTKLPTVVDESALSYASIFVSGGRRGFDIEVSPADLVRITEATAAPIART, encoded by the coding sequence ATGACCGCAGGTTCGCCGAGCACCCCAGCGACCGCCGCCCTCGAGCGGGCAGGGGTCGCGTACACGCCGCACGTGTACGAGCACCACGAGACCGCCACGAACTTCGGCGAGGAGGCCGCGGCCGCCCTCGGGCTCCGCGAGGAGCAGGTGTTCAAGACCCTCGTGGTGTCGGTCGACGGTGCCCTGGCCGTGGCGATCGTCCCGGTGGCGAACCGGCTCGACCTCAAGGCGATCGCGGCTGCCGTCGGCGGGAAGAAGGCGACGCTCGCGGACCCGGCCCTCGCCGAGAAGCGCACGGGCTACGTGGTGGGCGGGATCAGCCCGGTCGGGCAGAAGACGAAGCTGCCGACCGTGGTGGACGAGTCGGCGCTGTCCTACGCGAGCATCTTCGTGTCTGGCGGGCGTCGCGGCTTCGACATCGAGGTGTCCCCGGCAGACCTGGTGCGCATCACCGAGGCGACCGCAGCACCGATCGCGCGGACCTGA
- a CDS encoding ATP-dependent Clp protease ATP-binding subunit: MPATFGPTGGNDSFDEFLARLLAAQDSGAQRSVPLGRPVDITRLLSRRTHELLQRTAEFAAEQGQHEIDALHVLHVLVRTDPFTAVLRHAGVDPEQFADEVEQRLPIAGEPRQQPDGRPALTGTAQRILLEATQAARGFGSTYTDPEHVFFALVMDQDTVTGQLLASAGVTPQVMQDYAAQAAAAAREGRTMPTSTDQTNDTESDTPTLDQFGTDLTKRARDGRIDPVIGRAEEIEQTVEILLRRTKNNPVLIGEPGVGKTAIVEGLAQRIADGDVPVLLQGKRVVALDLAGMLSGTRYRGDFEERLTKAMDEIAAHADDLIVFVDELHTVVGAGGGGEGGSMDAGNILKPRLARGDLHMVGATTLNEYRRIEKDAALERRFQPVTVGEPSVEDAVAILTGLAPRYEEHHSVTYTPDALRASVELSHRYVTDRHLPDKAIDLIDQAGARRRLALSGDVDVEALRAQVATLTASKDAAVAEEHYEEASRLRDEIDGLEARVTAAGSADAGRASGPESVGTSITEEDIAAVVSRATGIPATRLTQGDRSRLAALEDELHERVVGQDDAVRAIATAVRRSRTGMGDPRRPVGSFLFLGPTGVGKTELAKALAGSLFGDESAMLRFDMSEFGERHTVSRLVGAPPGYVGYDEAGQLTERVRRNPYSVVLLDEVEKAHPDVFNLLLQVLDDGRLTDGQGRTVDFRNTVVIMTSNIGSEFLASRSGALGFAPVGSGDGFAGDDLRARVMGKLREAMRPEFINRIDEIVLFRKLDRSQIESIVSLLLEDTALRLVAQGMTLTVTDAAVGWLAEHGYEPEYGARPLRRLIQREVDDRIASLVVDEAVSEGDTVRVDVVDGALDATVTVPAAV, from the coding sequence TTGCCAGCAACGTTCGGCCCGACCGGCGGCAACGACTCGTTCGACGAGTTCCTCGCCCGCCTGCTCGCGGCACAGGACTCCGGCGCCCAGCGATCCGTACCGCTGGGACGCCCGGTCGACATCACGCGACTGCTCAGCCGTCGCACCCACGAGCTGCTCCAGCGCACCGCGGAGTTCGCGGCCGAGCAGGGGCAGCACGAGATCGACGCCCTGCACGTCCTGCACGTGCTCGTCCGCACCGACCCGTTCACCGCGGTGCTCCGGCACGCCGGGGTCGACCCCGAGCAGTTCGCGGACGAGGTCGAGCAGCGCCTGCCGATTGCGGGCGAACCCCGCCAGCAGCCCGACGGTCGCCCGGCCCTGACCGGGACCGCACAGCGGATCCTGCTCGAGGCCACCCAGGCCGCCCGCGGGTTCGGCAGCACCTACACCGATCCCGAGCACGTCTTCTTCGCGCTCGTCATGGACCAGGACACCGTCACCGGGCAGCTGCTCGCCAGTGCCGGCGTCACCCCGCAGGTCATGCAGGACTACGCCGCGCAGGCCGCGGCGGCCGCCAGGGAGGGGCGCACGATGCCCACGAGCACCGACCAGACCAACGACACCGAGAGCGACACCCCGACGCTCGACCAGTTCGGCACCGACCTCACCAAGCGGGCCCGCGACGGCCGCATCGACCCGGTGATCGGCCGCGCCGAGGAGATCGAGCAGACCGTCGAGATCCTGCTCCGTCGCACCAAGAACAACCCCGTCCTCATCGGCGAGCCCGGCGTCGGCAAGACCGCCATCGTCGAGGGACTCGCCCAGCGCATCGCCGACGGCGACGTGCCCGTGCTGCTCCAGGGCAAGCGCGTGGTCGCCCTCGACCTCGCCGGCATGCTCTCCGGCACGCGCTACCGCGGCGACTTCGAGGAGCGCCTCACGAAGGCGATGGACGAGATCGCGGCGCACGCCGACGATCTCATCGTCTTCGTGGACGAGCTCCACACCGTCGTCGGCGCCGGTGGTGGCGGCGAGGGCGGTTCGATGGACGCCGGCAACATCCTCAAGCCCCGGCTGGCCCGTGGCGACCTGCACATGGTCGGCGCGACCACGCTGAACGAGTACCGCCGGATCGAGAAGGACGCCGCACTCGAGCGTCGCTTCCAGCCGGTCACGGTGGGGGAGCCGAGCGTCGAGGACGCCGTCGCGATCCTCACCGGACTCGCCCCGCGCTACGAGGAGCACCACAGCGTCACCTACACGCCGGACGCCCTGCGCGCCTCGGTCGAGCTCTCGCACCGCTACGTCACCGACCGGCACCTGCCGGACAAGGCCATCGACCTCATCGACCAGGCCGGCGCACGTCGTCGCCTGGCCCTGTCGGGCGACGTCGACGTCGAGGCGCTCCGCGCACAGGTCGCGACGCTCACCGCGTCGAAGGACGCGGCCGTCGCCGAGGAGCACTACGAGGAAGCGTCGCGCCTGCGCGACGAGATCGACGGACTGGAGGCGCGGGTCACCGCCGCCGGATCGGCCGACGCAGGTCGCGCCTCCGGTCCGGAATCCGTGGGCACCTCGATCACGGAGGAGGACATCGCGGCCGTCGTGTCGCGTGCCACCGGGATCCCGGCGACCCGCCTGACGCAGGGCGACCGCTCCCGGCTCGCCGCGCTCGAGGACGAACTCCACGAGCGCGTCGTCGGCCAGGACGACGCCGTGCGGGCGATCGCGACCGCGGTGCGGCGCAGCCGGACCGGCATGGGCGACCCCCGTCGTCCGGTGGGCAGCTTCCTGTTCCTCGGTCCGACCGGTGTCGGCAAGACCGAGCTCGCGAAGGCGTTGGCCGGGTCGCTGTTCGGCGACGAGTCGGCGATGCTGCGCTTCGACATGAGCGAGTTCGGCGAGCGGCACACCGTGTCGCGGTTGGTCGGCGCCCCTCCCGGCTACGTCGGCTACGACGAGGCCGGGCAGCTGACCGAGCGTGTCCGTCGGAACCCGTACTCGGTCGTCCTGCTCGACGAGGTCGAGAAGGCGCACCCGGACGTGTTCAACCTGCTGTTGCAGGTGCTCGACGACGGTCGGCTGACGGACGGCCAGGGCCGCACGGTGGACTTCCGGAACACCGTCGTGATCATGACGTCGAACATCGGCTCGGAGTTCCTCGCGTCGCGCTCCGGTGCACTCGGCTTCGCGCCGGTCGGCTCCGGGGACGGGTTCGCCGGGGACGACCTGCGCGCCCGGGTCATGGGCAAGCTCCGTGAGGCGATGCGGCCGGAGTTCATCAACCGCATCGACGAGATCGTGCTGTTCCGCAAGCTGGACCGCTCGCAGATCGAGTCGATCGTCTCGCTCCTGCTCGAGGACACCGCGCTCCGCCTCGTCGCCCAGGGGATGACCCTGACGGTGACGGACGCCGCGGTCGGGTGGCTCGCCGAGCACGGCTACGAGCCGGAGTACGGCGCCCGCCCGCTCCGTCGGCTGATCCAGCGCGAGGTCGACGACCGCATCGCGAGCCTCGTGGTCGACGAGGCCGTGTCCGAGGGCGACACCGTCCGGGTCGACGTGGTCGACGGCGCGCTCGACGCCACGGTCACGGTCCCCGCCGCGGTCTAG
- a CDS encoding adenine phosphoribosyltransferase — protein MTETAAALVERLTAIVPDFPSPGILFRDVTPVFSDAVAFGRVCEALAAPFAIGEGFAAVAGIEARGFALAGGIAAQHQVGVLTVRKAGKLPGEVLSEQYALEYGEAELELRPGQLPAGTRVLVVDDVLATGGTAAATVTLLERAGYEAIGFAALLELDGLSGRERLEPRLPVQTLGAVPA, from the coding sequence GTGACCGAAACCGCAGCTGCACTCGTCGAACGCCTCACCGCCATCGTCCCGGACTTCCCGTCGCCAGGGATCCTGTTCCGCGACGTCACGCCGGTGTTCTCCGACGCCGTCGCGTTCGGCCGCGTGTGCGAGGCACTCGCAGCACCCTTCGCGATCGGCGAGGGCTTCGCCGCCGTCGCCGGCATCGAGGCCCGCGGCTTCGCGCTGGCCGGCGGGATCGCCGCGCAGCACCAGGTCGGCGTCCTCACCGTCCGGAAGGCGGGCAAGCTCCCCGGCGAGGTCCTCAGCGAGCAGTACGCGCTCGAGTACGGCGAGGCCGAGCTCGAGCTCCGCCCCGGGCAGCTGCCCGCGGGCACGCGCGTGCTCGTGGTCGACGACGTCCTCGCGACCGGGGGCACCGCGGCCGCGACCGTGACCCTGCTCGAGCGCGCCGGCTACGAGGCGATCGGCTTCGCCGCGCTGCTCGAACTCGACGGTCTGTCGGGTCGTGAGCGCCTCGAACCGCGCCTGCCCGTGCAGACCCTCGGCGCCGTCCCCGCGTGA
- the thrS gene encoding threonine--tRNA ligase, with translation MTESVAAAPEGASPDNAEPAAVPQAPEPRTATTTTTGTELFDGVRGVVAIRVAGVLKDLAASVDAGDLVEPVTLDEQDGLDILRHSAAHVLAQAVQQINPDAKLGIGPPVTDGYYYDFDVASPFTPEDLKAIEKNMDRIIRQAQRFRRVVVTDEEARERMAGEPYKQELIGLKGAADAGDSGESVEVGAGELTVYENVDPKTGEVVWQDLCRGPHLPHTRIIGNASKLMRVAAAYWRGSEKNPQLQRVYGTAWPDKDQLKAYLLRLEEAAKRDHRKLGAELDLFSFPDEIGSGLAIFHPKGGIIRREMEDYSRRRHEQEGYSFVYTPHITKGDLFETSGHLGWYKDGMFPAMHMDEARDEDGNITRQGADYYLKPMNCPMHILAYRSQARSYRDLPLRMFEFGTVYRNEKSGVIHGLTRVRGLTQDDAHIFTTQEKMKEELTTTLQFVLSLLRDYGLDDFYLELSTKDPEKYVGDDDVWDVATNTLREVAEETGLELVPDPAGAAFYGPKISVQARDAIGRTWQMSTVQLDFNLPERFGLEYAAADGTRQRPVMIHRALFGSIERFFGVLTEHYAGAFPAWLAPVQVVAIPVAAEYGDYLDEVVAKLRSHGVRAEVDHSDDRMQKKIRTHTKQKVPFQLIAGGDDRDAGAVSFRFRDGRQDNGVPVDEAVERILTAIRERAQV, from the coding sequence GTGACCGAGTCAGTCGCCGCAGCGCCGGAAGGCGCGTCGCCGGACAACGCCGAGCCCGCAGCCGTGCCCCAGGCACCCGAGCCCCGCACCGCGACGACGACCACGACGGGCACCGAGCTGTTCGACGGCGTCCGCGGCGTCGTGGCGATCCGTGTCGCGGGTGTGCTCAAGGACCTCGCGGCCTCGGTCGACGCCGGTGACCTCGTCGAGCCGGTCACCCTCGACGAGCAGGACGGCCTCGACATCCTGCGCCACTCGGCCGCGCACGTGCTCGCACAGGCGGTGCAGCAGATCAACCCCGACGCCAAGCTCGGCATCGGCCCGCCCGTCACCGACGGCTACTACTACGACTTCGACGTCGCCTCGCCCTTCACCCCCGAAGACCTCAAGGCGATCGAGAAGAACATGGACCGGATCATCCGGCAGGCCCAGCGCTTCCGCCGCGTCGTCGTCACCGACGAGGAAGCCCGCGAGCGCATGGCGGGGGAGCCCTACAAGCAGGAGCTCATCGGCCTCAAGGGTGCTGCGGACGCCGGCGACTCGGGCGAGAGCGTCGAGGTCGGAGCCGGCGAGCTGACGGTCTACGAGAACGTCGACCCGAAGACGGGCGAGGTCGTCTGGCAGGACCTCTGCCGCGGCCCGCACCTGCCGCACACCCGCATCATCGGCAACGCGTCGAAGCTCATGCGCGTCGCCGCGGCGTACTGGCGCGGCTCGGAGAAGAACCCGCAGCTCCAGCGCGTGTACGGCACCGCGTGGCCCGACAAGGACCAGCTCAAGGCCTACCTGCTCCGGCTGGAAGAGGCTGCGAAGCGCGACCACCGCAAGCTCGGCGCCGAGCTCGACCTGTTCTCCTTCCCCGACGAGATCGGGTCCGGCCTGGCGATCTTCCACCCGAAGGGCGGCATCATCCGCCGCGAGATGGAGGACTACTCGCGCCGTCGGCACGAGCAAGAGGGCTACTCGTTCGTCTACACGCCCCACATCACCAAGGGCGACCTGTTCGAGACCTCCGGGCACCTCGGCTGGTACAAGGACGGCATGTTCCCGGCCATGCACATGGACGAGGCGCGCGACGAAGACGGCAACATCACCCGCCAGGGCGCCGACTACTACCTCAAGCCGATGAACTGCCCGATGCACATCCTGGCGTACCGCTCGCAGGCCCGGTCCTACCGCGACCTGCCCCTGCGGATGTTCGAGTTCGGCACGGTCTACCGCAACGAGAAGTCCGGCGTCATCCACGGCCTCACCCGCGTGCGCGGCCTGACCCAGGACGACGCGCACATCTTCACCACGCAGGAGAAGATGAAGGAGGAGCTCACCACGACCCTCCAGTTCGTGCTGTCGCTGCTCCGCGACTACGGCCTCGACGACTTCTACCTCGAGCTCTCCACGAAGGACCCCGAGAAGTACGTCGGCGACGACGACGTGTGGGACGTCGCGACGAACACCCTGCGCGAGGTGGCGGAGGAGACCGGACTCGAACTCGTGCCGGACCCCGCCGGTGCCGCCTTCTACGGCCCGAAGATCTCCGTGCAGGCCCGTGACGCCATCGGCCGCACCTGGCAGATGTCGACCGTCCAGCTCGACTTCAACCTGCCCGAGCGCTTCGGCCTCGAGTACGCGGCGGCGGACGGCACGCGGCAGCGCCCCGTCATGATCCACCGCGCGCTGTTCGGCTCGATCGAGCGGTTCTTCGGCGTCCTCACCGAGCACTACGCCGGCGCGTTCCCGGCCTGGCTCGCCCCGGTCCAGGTCGTCGCGATCCCGGTCGCGGCGGAGTACGGCGACTACCTCGACGAGGTCGTCGCGAAGCTGCGCTCGCACGGCGTCCGTGCCGAGGTCGACCACTCGGACGACCGCATGCAGAAGAAGATCCGCACGCACACGAAGCAGAAGGTGCCGTTCCAGCTCATCGCGGGCGGCGACGACCGTGACGCCGGCGCGGTCTCGTTCCGCTTCCGTGACGGTCGACAGGACAACGGTGTGCCCGTGGACGAGGCGGTCGAGCGCATCCTCACCGCGATCCGCGAGCGCGCGCAGGTCTGA
- a CDS encoding HIT domain-containing protein, with protein sequence MTPPGGTDPVGGTGRVDDAAGPTAVPAADPSGPAGAAGSGGADDPLVIRDASTGAAVPDAFQRLWNPHRMAYIDAGREGRGRGHDDDCPFCEAPHKSDEDGLIVARGEHAYVLLNLFPYNNGHLLVCPYRHVPLYDEATPDELREIGELTQTAMRVLRAVSHCDGFNIGMNQGEVAGAGVAGHLHQHIVPRWQSDANFFPIIARTKSMSQLLGETRRLVAEGWPSEH encoded by the coding sequence ATGACCCCTCCAGGAGGCACGGATCCCGTCGGTGGGACCGGTCGCGTCGACGACGCGGCCGGCCCCACCGCCGTTCCCGCTGCCGACCCGTCGGGTCCGGCCGGCGCGGCTGGCTCCGGCGGGGCGGACGACCCGCTCGTGATCCGCGACGCCTCGACCGGCGCCGCGGTGCCCGATGCGTTCCAGCGCCTCTGGAACCCGCACCGGATGGCGTACATCGACGCCGGGCGCGAGGGCAGGGGCCGCGGCCACGACGACGACTGCCCGTTCTGCGAGGCCCCGCACAAGTCTGACGAGGACGGCCTCATCGTCGCGCGGGGCGAGCACGCGTACGTCCTGCTCAACCTGTTCCCCTACAACAACGGGCACCTGCTCGTCTGCCCGTACCGCCACGTCCCGCTCTACGACGAGGCGACGCCGGACGAACTCCGCGAGATCGGCGAGCTCACCCAGACGGCGATGCGCGTCCTGCGTGCTGTGTCGCACTGCGACGGCTTCAACATCGGGATGAACCAGGGCGAGGTCGCCGGTGCCGGTGTGGCCGGCCACCTGCACCAGCACATCGTGCCGCGGTGGCAGTCGGACGCGAACTTCTTCCCGATCATCGCGCGGACGAAGTCGATGTCCCAGCTGCTCGGCGAGACCCGCCGACTCGTCGCCGAAGGGTGGCCGTCGGAGCACTAG
- the pdxS gene encoding pyridoxal 5'-phosphate synthase lyase subunit PdxS — protein MSDSSSTTSTPGTSITGSDRVKRGLAEMLKGGVIMDVVDAEQARIAEEAGATAVMALERVPADIRAQGGVARMSDPSMIEEIIASVSIPVMAKARIGHFVEAQVLQELGVDYIDESEVLSPADYVNHIDKWNFTTPFVCGATNLGEALRRITEGAAMIRSKGEAGTGDVSEATKHIRTINKEIAALRHLKEDELYVAAKDLQAPFDIVKEVAQTGKLPVVLFTAGGVATPADAAMMMQLGADGVFVGSGIFKSGDPAKRAAAIVKATTFHDDPKVIAEVSRGLGEAMVGINVADVPAPHRLAERGW, from the coding sequence ATGAGCGACAGCAGCAGCACCACGAGCACCCCCGGCACCTCGATCACCGGCTCGGACCGCGTCAAGCGCGGCCTCGCCGAGATGCTCAAGGGCGGCGTGATCATGGACGTCGTCGATGCCGAGCAGGCCCGCATCGCGGAAGAGGCCGGCGCGACTGCCGTCATGGCCCTCGAGCGCGTCCCCGCCGACATCCGCGCGCAGGGTGGCGTCGCCCGCATGTCCGACCCCTCGATGATCGAGGAGATCATCGCGAGCGTGTCGATCCCCGTCATGGCGAAGGCCCGCATCGGCCACTTCGTCGAGGCGCAGGTGCTGCAGGAGCTCGGCGTCGACTACATCGACGAGTCCGAGGTGCTGTCGCCGGCCGACTACGTCAACCACATCGACAAGTGGAACTTCACCACCCCCTTCGTCTGCGGTGCGACCAACCTGGGCGAGGCGCTCCGTCGCATCACCGAGGGCGCGGCCATGATCCGCTCCAAGGGTGAGGCCGGCACGGGTGACGTGTCCGAGGCCACCAAGCACATCCGCACGATCAACAAGGAGATCGCGGCGCTGCGCCACCTCAAGGAAGACGAGCTCTACGTCGCCGCGAAGGACCTGCAGGCCCCGTTCGACATCGTGAAGGAGGTCGCGCAGACCGGCAAGCTCCCCGTGGTGCTCTTCACCGCCGGTGGCGTCGCGACCCCGGCCGACGCCGCGATGATGATGCAGCTCGGCGCGGACGGCGTGTTCGTCGGCTCCGGCATCTTCAAGTCCGGCGACCCGGCCAAGCGTGCCGCCGCGATCGTCAAGGCAACGACCTTCCACGACGACCCCAAGGTCATCGCCGAGGTCTCCCGCGGTCTGGGCGAGGCGATGGTCGGCATCAACGTCGCCGACGTCCCCGCACCGCACCGTCTCGCCGAGCGCGGCTGGTGA
- the pdxT gene encoding pyridoxal 5'-phosphate synthase glutaminase subunit PdxT yields the protein MVSARPRIGVLALQGDFREHIASLTELGADVVPLRRPEEIGALDGVVIPGGESSVMDKLARAFGVAEPLSEAIRGGLPTYGTCAGMIMLSSRIAAGIPGQQTLDVLDTTVRRNAFGSQNDSFEIDIPMPALGEAPVHAVFIRAPVVEQHGPGVDVLGALPDGQVVAVQQGAVIASAFHPEVAGEDRFHRRFLDLVRAA from the coding sequence CTGGTGAGCGCCCGGCCCCGCATCGGGGTCCTCGCGCTGCAGGGCGACTTCCGTGAGCACATCGCGTCGCTGACGGAACTCGGTGCCGACGTGGTGCCGCTCCGTCGCCCGGAGGAGATCGGCGCCCTCGACGGCGTCGTCATCCCGGGCGGGGAGTCGAGCGTCATGGACAAGCTCGCGCGTGCCTTCGGCGTTGCCGAGCCGCTGTCCGAGGCGATCCGCGGCGGGCTACCGACCTACGGCACCTGCGCGGGCATGATCATGCTCTCCTCGCGCATCGCCGCCGGCATCCCCGGGCAGCAGACGCTCGACGTGCTCGACACGACGGTGCGCCGCAACGCCTTCGGCAGCCAGAACGACTCGTTCGAGATCGACATCCCGATGCCGGCCCTCGGTGAGGCCCCGGTGCACGCGGTGTTCATCCGCGCGCCCGTGGTGGAGCAGCACGGCCCCGGGGTCGACGTCCTCGGCGCGCTCCCCGACGGGCAGGTCGTCGCGGTCCAGCAGGGCGCCGTCATCGCGAGCGCGTTCCACCCCGAGGTCGCCGGCGAGGACCGCTTCCACCGGCGCTTCCTCGACCTCGTCCGCGCCGCCTGA
- a CDS encoding tetratricopeptide repeat protein, giving the protein MPDAVDVVVERADALLGFKRPDEARAVLTAAVASTPDDPRLWATLARAERARHDHAASRTAAERALALDPDNATALSARVNAMLDANERQAAKAAAEELRERRPDWATAHLLWAFAHTRWSHAKRSAAEEAAWPTADVARSAAALDRALELAPHDARLFADAAQCYRALSWTDAALAPRAREAMDRALELDPNDEWVMLAAGSVLQLSERVAQSARVLAQHPTSWEARRRVDDGLWSLVSVPVGVVAWSLVVTVLGAHIAAGGGANVVTKTLGWTLTGIAALWVCFVEVHSFAKFPRGLLLRTMRRVPLVPVVLGVAALTWIAGAAGAVLLLAGIVPPAGDGYTTIVTVLAVALLLQSAAQDVTTIVQRRRQVRSGLWDGLVADRGRRRKEENDRGGAYIAGFAALVTWGIVALAAPTTGTWAVAAVPLLLATRVFVLQSAAEILRAVGRPRRARLVVYAVITLGFGVFAVRAVVVQVLVAAGVA; this is encoded by the coding sequence ATGCCCGACGCGGTCGACGTCGTGGTCGAGCGCGCCGACGCGCTCCTGGGCTTCAAGCGCCCGGACGAGGCGCGGGCCGTGCTCACCGCCGCCGTCGCGAGCACACCGGACGACCCCCGGCTGTGGGCGACGCTCGCACGGGCGGAACGTGCGCGCCACGACCACGCCGCCAGTCGCACCGCCGCCGAGCGCGCCCTCGCGCTCGACCCCGACAACGCCACCGCACTGTCCGCCCGGGTGAACGCGATGCTCGACGCGAACGAGCGCCAGGCGGCGAAGGCCGCGGCCGAGGAACTGCGCGAGCGCCGGCCGGACTGGGCGACCGCGCACCTGCTGTGGGCGTTCGCACACACACGCTGGTCGCACGCGAAGCGGTCCGCAGCGGAGGAAGCCGCGTGGCCGACGGCGGACGTCGCCCGGTCCGCGGCAGCCCTCGACCGCGCGCTCGAGCTCGCACCCCACGACGCCCGGCTGTTCGCCGACGCGGCGCAGTGCTACCGCGCCCTCTCGTGGACCGACGCGGCCCTCGCGCCACGGGCACGCGAGGCCATGGACCGAGCACTCGAGCTCGACCCGAACGACGAGTGGGTGATGCTCGCGGCCGGGTCGGTCCTGCAGCTGTCCGAGCGGGTCGCGCAGTCCGCTCGGGTCCTCGCGCAGCACCCGACGTCGTGGGAGGCCCGCCGGCGTGTGGACGATGGGCTCTGGAGCCTCGTGTCCGTGCCGGTCGGCGTCGTCGCCTGGTCCCTCGTCGTGACGGTGCTCGGCGCCCACATCGCTGCCGGGGGCGGTGCGAACGTCGTCACGAAGACGCTCGGGTGGACCCTGACCGGCATCGCGGCGCTCTGGGTCTGCTTCGTGGAGGTGCACTCGTTCGCGAAGTTCCCGCGCGGACTGCTCCTCCGGACGATGCGGCGGGTCCCGCTCGTGCCCGTCGTGCTCGGCGTCGCGGCACTCACCTGGATCGCCGGCGCCGCCGGAGCGGTGCTCCTGCTCGCCGGCATCGTCCCACCCGCCGGCGACGGGTACACGACCATCGTCACCGTGCTCGCCGTCGCGCTGCTGCTGCAGTCCGCTGCGCAGGACGTCACCACGATCGTGCAACGCCGTCGTCAGGTGCGGTCCGGGCTGTGGGACGGGCTCGTCGCCGACCGCGGACGGCGTCGCAAGGAGGAGAACGACCGCGGTGGTGCGTACATCGCCGGCTTCGCCGCGCTCGTGACCTGGGGCATCGTCGCGCTGGCGGCACCGACCACGGGGACGTGGGCCGTGGCCGCCGTCCCGCTGCTCCTCGCCACACGAGTGTTCGTGCTGCAGAGCGCGGCGGAGATCCTGCGTGCCGTGGGCCGGCCGCGGCGCGCTCGGCTCGTCGTGTACGCCGTGATCACCCTCGGGTTCGGCGTGTTCGCCGTCCGGGCCGTCGTGGTGCAGGTGCTGGTCGCCGCCGGAGTGGCCTGA
- a CDS encoding AAA family ATPase — translation MTDPLSALEAAVQALPDDRTLRVRYAELLADAGRHGEAIEQASVVLREAPEDDAATAVVRRAALAAAEPPGSTPAAVPAGAPPAPSDRHEDIDWSELEASIANPTEPPFVERVVAEHDEELVAEAAETAEDADPVAELRRETVRLADVGGLEVVKRRIDESFLQPMAHPEIAAAFGKKLRGGLLLYGPPGCGKTFLARAIAGELGAHFISVTLSDVLDRFIGESEKNIHRVFRTAREHAPAVLFFDEMDAIGAKRSGNTFSSFRNVVNQILVEMDGVDSQNDGVYVLAATNHPWEVDAALKRPGRFDRMVLVRPPDDDAREAILRVHLRRRPIEGIDLGDLVRRTKGFSGADLEHLVTTAAEKAMTESIRTGSVRPMRMDDMRAALKEVKPSIGPWVQTARNVAEYSNGSGEYDDMVEWLREEKQL, via the coding sequence ATGACCGATCCGCTGTCCGCACTCGAGGCCGCCGTCCAGGCGCTCCCCGACGACCGGACCCTCCGGGTCCGCTACGCCGAGCTGCTCGCCGACGCCGGCCGGCACGGCGAGGCGATCGAGCAGGCGAGCGTCGTGCTGCGCGAGGCACCGGAGGACGATGCGGCGACGGCGGTCGTCCGGCGCGCGGCCCTCGCGGCAGCGGAGCCGCCAGGATCGACGCCAGCCGCGGTTCCGGCAGGGGCGCCGCCGGCACCGAGCGACCGGCACGAGGACATCGACTGGTCCGAGCTCGAAGCGTCGATCGCGAACCCGACCGAGCCGCCGTTCGTCGAGCGGGTCGTGGCCGAGCACGACGAGGAGCTCGTGGCCGAGGCTGCCGAGACCGCCGAGGACGCCGACCCGGTGGCGGAACTCCGCCGCGAGACCGTCCGACTCGCCGACGTCGGCGGGCTCGAGGTCGTGAAGCGGCGGATCGACGAGTCGTTCCTGCAGCCGATGGCGCACCCCGAGATCGCTGCCGCGTTCGGCAAGAAGCTCCGCGGCGGCTTGCTGCTGTACGGTCCGCCCGGCTGCGGCAAGACGTTCCTCGCCCGCGCGATCGCCGGTGAGCTCGGGGCGCACTTCATCTCCGTCACGCTCAGCGACGTGCTCGACCGGTTCATCGGCGAGAGCGAGAAGAACATCCACCGGGTGTTCCGCACGGCCCGCGAGCACGCGCCGGCCGTGCTGTTCTTCGACGAGATGGACGCGATCGGCGCGAAGCGGAGCGGGAACACGTTCTCGTCGTTCCGGAACGTCGTCAACCAGATCCTCGTCGAGATGGACGGGGTCGACTCGCAGAACGACGGGGTCTACGTCCTCGCGGCCACGAACCACCCGTGGGAGGTCGACGCCGCGCTGAAGCGACCGGGACGCTTCGACCGGATGGTCCTCGTGCGCCCACCGGACGACGACGCCCGCGAGGCGATCCTCCGTGTCCACCTCCGCCGACGGCCGATCGAGGGCATCGACCTCGGCGACCTCGTCCGTCGCACGAAGGGCTTCTCCGGCGCCGACCTGGAGCACCTCGTGACCACCGCGGCGGAGAAGGCGATGACGGAGTCGATCCGGACCGGGTCGGTGCGGCCGATGCGGATGGACGACATGCGCGCCGCCCTCAAGGAGGTCAAGCCGTCGATCGGCCCCTGGGTGCAGACCGCCCGCAACGTCGCGGAGTACTCCAACGGCAGCGGTGAGTACGACGACATGGTCGAGTGGCTCCGCGAGGAGAAGCAGCTCTGA